A single genomic interval of Picosynechococcus sp. PCC 7003 harbors:
- a CDS encoding glutathione S-transferase family protein has translation MTLAPLSWPELEALADFQLDYENGPTNAQSCLRLFGQSESDIRVTLYRDNHGWCPYCQKVWLWLEEMRIPYRIKKVTMFCYGEKEAWYKQKVPSGMLPALELDGRMITESDDILLALEQAFGPLTFSLTDPRVLPLRRLERLLFRAWCNWLCRPPLFPGQDKEGRRKFIQVVQQVEDAFAATPGPYFLEEFSVVDVIFTPYVERMNASLYYYKGYSLREENPGFAAWFDAMETRSTYRGTQSDFHTHVHDLPPQMGGCYANGEPQALANQTRVDEGEWFGLPDVGYPEPENAKQEALYRVIKHRRNIVKVNPANDQFFDQALRCALTAMITGEVCEPPQDSDKALRYLRDRLNVPRDMSIYAAKHLRTALENTAKLAGDRQGEPIPVRHRRDQDPVNFR, from the coding sequence ATGACCCTTGCCCCCCTCAGTTGGCCAGAACTCGAAGCCCTTGCTGATTTCCAACTTGACTACGAAAATGGCCCGACCAATGCCCAATCCTGCTTACGGCTCTTTGGTCAGTCAGAAAGCGATATTCGTGTCACCCTCTACCGAGATAACCATGGCTGGTGTCCCTACTGCCAAAAAGTCTGGCTCTGGCTAGAGGAAATGCGCATCCCCTACCGCATCAAAAAAGTGACGATGTTTTGCTATGGCGAAAAAGAAGCCTGGTACAAACAAAAAGTCCCCTCCGGCATGCTCCCGGCCCTGGAACTAGATGGCCGCATGATCACCGAGAGTGATGATATTTTACTCGCCCTAGAACAGGCATTTGGGCCGCTTACTTTCAGCCTGACGGATCCCAGGGTTTTGCCCCTGCGTCGCCTCGAAAGATTATTATTCCGTGCCTGGTGCAATTGGCTCTGTCGGCCACCGCTATTCCCCGGACAAGATAAAGAGGGCCGCCGTAAGTTTATCCAGGTGGTGCAACAGGTGGAAGATGCTTTCGCTGCCACCCCAGGCCCTTATTTTCTCGAAGAATTTAGCGTGGTCGATGTGATTTTCACGCCCTATGTGGAGCGGATGAATGCCAGTCTCTACTATTACAAAGGCTATTCTCTACGGGAGGAAAATCCTGGGTTTGCGGCTTGGTTTGACGCCATGGAAACTCGATCTACCTACCGGGGCACCCAGAGCGATTTCCATACCCATGTCCATGATCTGCCGCCCCAGATGGGGGGGTGCTATGCCAACGGGGAACCCCAAGCTTTAGCCAATCAAACAAGAGTGGATGAGGGGGAGTGGTTTGGTCTGCCGGATGTGGGTTATCCGGAGCCGGAAAATGCGAAACAAGAAGCCTTGTACCGGGTGATTAAACATCGCCGCAATATTGTGAAGGTTAACCCTGCCAATGATCAATTTTTTGACCAGGCTTTGCGCTGCGCCCTAACCGCGATGATCACCGGGGAAGTATGTGAACCGCCCCAGGATTCTGACAAAGCGCTGCGATATCTGCGCGATCGCCTGAATGTACCGAGAGATATGTCCATCTATGCCGCCAAACATTTACGGACGGCTTTGGAAAATACCGCGAAACTAGCGGGAGATAGGCAGGGAGAACCGATCCCCGTGCGCCACCGCCGCGACCAAGATCCGGTTAATTTTCGTTAG
- a CDS encoding FHA domain-containing protein, whose protein sequence is MEKLTLEWSLQNHPHHYTFHQAATTKVAQKLRLGRDPARCDIVFADRSVSSLHVELFFSATLDAALIQNLRPSNPPLIDGYQLTQGTANLSQGSQIQLGRIQLQVSQLVLPGQTQTTSPPQPNTASAYGLKCPNPSCGRVSRYDEQVLKQGCPWCGFSLAAANTVMMARPQS, encoded by the coding sequence ATGGAAAAATTAACCCTAGAGTGGTCGTTACAAAATCACCCCCACCACTACACATTTCACCAAGCTGCAACCACAAAAGTTGCCCAGAAATTGCGGCTTGGCCGAGATCCGGCCCGGTGTGACATTGTCTTTGCTGACCGCAGTGTTTCTTCTCTCCATGTGGAATTATTTTTTAGTGCGACCTTAGATGCTGCGCTCATTCAAAATCTTCGCCCCTCCAACCCCCCCCTCATTGATGGCTACCAGCTTACCCAAGGGACGGCCAATCTATCCCAGGGCAGCCAAATCCAACTCGGTCGGATTCAATTGCAGGTGTCTCAGTTAGTGTTGCCAGGCCAAACTCAGACGACCTCCCCTCCCCAACCCAACACGGCCTCAGCCTACGGTTTGAAATGCCCTAACCCGTCCTGTGGTAGGGTTTCTCGGTATGATGAGCAGGTGCTCAAACAGGGATGTCCCTGGTGTGGGTTTTCCTTAGCCGCAGCTAATACGGTGATGATGGCTCGGCCACAATCTTAA
- a CDS encoding protein kinase domain-containing protein, whose translation MTKQTIGSGRYQVLRELGSGGFGVTYLVKDSYMPSQPIRVAKQLRPLEDQSEIYRLVQERFQREAVLLEELGSNPQIPSLYAYFEEEGKFYLVQEYIEGQTLEALLKNEGPQSATTVRQILVDTLDILEFIETKQIIHRDIKPENIILREADKKPVLIDFGAVREIMGTQMMSSGATPKSSIVIGTPGFMPPEQASGRPVFSSDLYALALTMVYLLTGVMPQDFQHDPITGELTWPSQNIADQHLVAVLNFAIKPNPKERFMTAKAMRAALTAAMPNNQATEVVPEILPTIVASTIATAPVGTGSNANAPAGTPVTPPTEISGGGQAPPNYHVAEELSFSGADLQQNSPKKRGAPWGLLLGLGLLGVGGYQLYQVVQQRQIAGEVQPGVTPSNPDSGTTPPDNGASPNPDPVNPTTPTTPVTPTTPDPVVTPPTDGVFFGAIAFSEATGEWGYVIDVPTQAEAEQAAVEDCEFFAESGDCQALVWFRNGCGAIAMGPEAYGSGWGADIESAEAAALDVCSDFGSGCEVVDSICTSQ comes from the coding sequence ATGACGAAACAGACAATCGGTTCTGGTCGATATCAAGTTCTCCGTGAGTTGGGTAGTGGAGGATTTGGCGTCACATACCTTGTAAAAGACAGCTACATGCCCTCCCAACCTATCCGTGTCGCGAAGCAGCTTCGACCCCTTGAAGATCAATCTGAAATCTATCGTCTGGTGCAGGAACGGTTTCAACGGGAGGCCGTATTACTAGAAGAACTTGGTAGCAATCCCCAAATTCCCAGCCTCTATGCCTATTTTGAAGAAGAAGGCAAATTTTACCTAGTTCAGGAATACATCGAAGGCCAAACCCTAGAAGCTCTCTTAAAAAACGAAGGGCCCCAATCCGCCACCACAGTCCGGCAAATCTTGGTGGACACCCTCGATATTTTGGAATTTATCGAAACCAAACAAATCATCCACCGGGACATTAAGCCAGAAAATATTATTCTGCGCGAGGCGGACAAAAAACCTGTGCTGATCGACTTTGGCGCAGTCCGAGAAATTATGGGCACCCAAATGATGAGCAGTGGTGCCACCCCAAAAAGCTCCATCGTGATCGGCACCCCCGGATTTATGCCCCCAGAACAAGCGTCCGGTCGGCCCGTTTTTTCGAGCGACTTGTATGCCCTTGCCCTAACGATGGTCTATCTTCTCACTGGGGTGATGCCCCAAGATTTTCAACATGATCCCATCACTGGGGAATTGACCTGGCCCAGTCAGAATATCGCGGATCAACATCTGGTGGCGGTGCTAAATTTTGCCATTAAACCCAATCCGAAAGAGCGGTTTATGACGGCCAAGGCGATGCGGGCGGCCCTCACAGCGGCAATGCCCAACAATCAAGCCACGGAGGTTGTGCCAGAAATTTTACCGACCATCGTTGCTTCTACCATTGCCACAGCGCCGGTTGGGACAGGTTCTAATGCTAATGCGCCGGCTGGTACGCCAGTAACACCGCCAACAGAGATTTCTGGGGGCGGCCAAGCGCCACCAAACTACCACGTGGCCGAAGAGCTTTCTTTTTCTGGGGCGGATTTACAGCAGAACAGCCCGAAAAAACGCGGCGCTCCCTGGGGATTACTCCTGGGCTTGGGGCTACTGGGGGTCGGGGGCTACCAACTTTATCAAGTGGTGCAGCAACGTCAAATTGCCGGGGAAGTGCAACCGGGGGTAACGCCCAGCAATCCCGATTCGGGGACAACGCCACCGGACAATGGCGCAAGTCCGAATCCTGATCCTGTTAATCCGACGACGCCGACAACACCTGTGACACCAACTACGCCCGATCCGGTTGTGACCCCCCCGACGGATGGCGTCTTTTTTGGGGCGATCGCCTTTTCGGAGGCCACGGGGGAATGGGGCTATGTGATTGACGTGCCCACCCAAGCGGAGGCAGAACAAGCGGCTGTGGAAGATTGCGAATTTTTTGCGGAGTCCGGTGATTGTCAAGCCTTGGTTTGGTTCCGTAATGGCTGTGGGGCGATCGCCATGGGGCCAGAGGCCTATGGCAGCGGCTGGGGGGCTGATATTGAGAGCGCCGAGGCAGCAGCCCTCGATGTGTGTAGTGATTTTGGCTCCGGCTGTGAGGTGGTCGATTCCATTTGTACGAGCCAATAG
- a CDS encoding ABC transporter ATP-binding protein, with protein MLYIQDLVYHPAATPEPILQQVNLKLAPQEMGMIVGPSGSGKTTLLEILAGLAQQTQGQIRWQEQTLTNFHLQQLAGLVFQFPERHFCASTILDEVRFGHPELRLEQIQAALGEVGLENLDLKASPHALSGGQQRRLSLAVQLIRQPNLLMLDEPTAGLDWSMRSQLAKLLAKLKQHWTLLIVTHDPHELEAIADRCWHIDRGQITVTKEPGAANVP; from the coding sequence ATGCTCTACATCCAAGATTTGGTGTACCATCCTGCGGCGACTCCTGAGCCAATCTTGCAGCAGGTGAACCTCAAGTTAGCCCCCCAAGAAATGGGGATGATTGTGGGGCCGAGTGGTTCTGGGAAAACGACGTTGCTCGAAATTCTGGCGGGCTTGGCCCAGCAGACCCAGGGACAGATCCGCTGGCAAGAACAAACCCTGACCAATTTCCACTTGCAACAGTTGGCGGGTCTAGTGTTTCAGTTCCCGGAGCGTCATTTCTGCGCCTCGACGATTTTAGATGAAGTCCGGTTTGGCCATCCAGAATTACGCCTCGAACAAATCCAAGCTGCTCTAGGGGAGGTGGGCCTCGAAAATTTGGATCTCAAGGCTTCACCCCATGCCCTCAGTGGGGGACAACAACGGCGTTTATCCCTTGCGGTGCAACTGATTCGCCAGCCGAACCTGTTGATGCTGGATGAGCCAACGGCGGGTTTAGATTGGTCGATGCGATCGCAGTTGGCAAAATTACTGGCAAAGCTAAAACAACATTGGACGCTATTAATCGTTACCCACGATCCCCACGAACTAGAGGCGATCGCCGACCGTTGTTGGCATATTGATCGGGGTCAAATTACCGTGACAAAGGAGCCTGGGGCCGCAAATGTTCCTTAG
- a CDS encoding cofactor assembly of complex C subunit B, with translation MADSGRNPLQYLPLTVGMIGGTMLMVNRLLTPALSDSQARSDVVGVILSAVLILTTLLWEQIQPKAPEAVVLEGEERFELAEALPDAVKTELAWASHLLLTNTVTKSVVVYRDGETILRRGIFGAKKDFNVGAIAKRVLETQKAVYLVTLKMYPGRVEFDYLPENTQGIICQPLGETGLLVLGTNIPRSYTKQDENWVAALAEKLAIALEEI, from the coding sequence ATGGCTGATTCTGGGCGCAATCCATTGCAATATCTACCGCTGACCGTCGGGATGATCGGGGGAACAATGTTGATGGTTAACCGTTTACTGACCCCCGCCCTCAGCGATTCCCAGGCCCGTTCCGACGTGGTGGGGGTGATTCTCAGTGCTGTTTTGATTTTGACCACTTTGCTGTGGGAGCAGATCCAACCCAAGGCTCCGGAAGCAGTTGTCCTAGAAGGAGAAGAGCGGTTTGAGCTGGCCGAGGCTCTACCGGATGCGGTCAAAACTGAGCTTGCCTGGGCGTCCCACCTGCTGCTGACCAATACGGTGACAAAATCGGTGGTGGTTTACCGTGATGGCGAGACAATTCTGCGGCGGGGTATTTTTGGGGCGAAAAAAGATTTTAATGTTGGGGCGATCGCCAAACGGGTACTAGAAACCCAAAAGGCCGTGTATCTGGTGACATTAAAAATGTATCCAGGGCGGGTCGAATTTGACTATTTACCAGAAAATACCCAGGGTATTATTTGCCAACCCCTCGGTGAAACGGGGCTATTAGTTTTAGGGACAAATATTCCCCGCAGCTACACAAAACAAGATGAAAATTGGGTGGCAGCGCTGGCGGAAAAATTGGCGATCGCCCTTGAAGAGATTTAG
- a CDS encoding pentapeptide repeat-containing protein, which translates to MLAMCKRLMAIALVAWVMIFAWGSFDLPEAWAVDYNKRTFIQEDFSHQDLRDNSYDLSSLRGCDFSYSDLRGVRFFSANLEFVNFEGADLRGAVLDSARIGHANFKNANLEGAFLASVKITPSTVIEGADFTDALILARENDKLCELASGTNPTTGRDTAETLYCP; encoded by the coding sequence ATGCTAGCAATGTGTAAACGGTTAATGGCGATCGCCTTGGTTGCTTGGGTCATGATTTTCGCCTGGGGCAGTTTCGACTTACCAGAGGCCTGGGCCGTGGACTATAACAAACGAACCTTTATTCAAGAAGATTTTTCCCACCAGGACTTGCGGGACAATAGCTACGATCTTTCCAGTCTCCGGGGTTGCGATTTTAGTTACTCAGACCTACGGGGGGTGCGTTTTTTCTCGGCCAATCTCGAATTTGTCAATTTTGAAGGGGCGGATCTCCGGGGGGCAGTCCTAGATTCGGCCCGCATTGGCCACGCAAATTTTAAAAATGCCAACCTAGAGGGGGCTTTCCTCGCCAGCGTCAAAATCACGCCGTCCACAGTTATTGAAGGAGCCGATTTTACTGATGCCCTAATCTTGGCGCGGGAAAATGACAAGCTTTGTGAACTGGCCAGCGGCACTAACCCCACCACGGGCCGTGATACCGCTGAAACGCTGTATTGCCCGTAG
- a CDS encoding FHA domain-containing protein produces MTTLQQVWLSWKDPLTSDVQTLALGLPIAIGRDANSMPAAIANGQPVAKLTLNSSQVSRYHALISLQADQLWIGDQNSSNGVFVNGQRQTQRSLQSGDVVRIGPYEISITTTAPNQPATLRRSSDSFIQVPEQQQPDPPSGSSPVEAFPPAIFNEQYLRPQDLYATTLPVEEMDYVTVGAGLGSYIWADFLRVYGVQVQQIRALGLEAKPYGRYQRLCINSQIPAHERLRSNSDSCPDNLWGWPSYALREAYQDFLRGHFQAACRHLWQVFGEPTLIETYTPRSGNVFKSIDREAQRIGWPHIYRFGRVRAIRKTDDGRYAIAYSAGRGRHAFVIGRYVHLCTGYPVIQFLPDLQDYREKTGDFKTVVNAYEEHDHVYSTLERQGGTVLIRGRGIVASRVIQRIYEARRRNPNISILHLMRSPKPVGNKFGLAQRPVSNHFELQPFNWPKACWGGTLREQLESAAPRERSNLLADWGGTTTADRHDWSDIIQTGLDKGWYRIVFGDVVAVEPDAQGRPVTRIREKGITGELTLTANYIIDATGLDGKVKATPLLDDLVTHYQLPLNAIGRLQVNNDFEMPEMRNRSGRMYAAGAITFGGPYAAVDSFLGLQYCALKSVEALVQENAPQVRPLHPLASLSQWFKWINNQAP; encoded by the coding sequence ATGACGACATTGCAGCAGGTCTGGTTAAGCTGGAAAGATCCCCTCACGAGTGACGTTCAAACCTTAGCCCTGGGGTTACCCATTGCCATTGGCCGCGATGCCAACAGCATGCCGGCGGCGATCGCCAATGGACAACCCGTCGCCAAATTAACCCTCAATAGTTCCCAGGTTTCTCGGTACCATGCCCTCATTTCTCTCCAGGCCGATCAACTGTGGATTGGGGATCAAAATAGTAGTAATGGCGTGTTTGTAAATGGGCAGCGCCAAACCCAAAGAAGCCTGCAATCTGGGGATGTCGTGCGGATTGGCCCCTATGAAATTTCGATTACCACCACAGCCCCTAACCAACCGGCGACCCTACGCCGTTCCAGCGATTCTTTTATTCAGGTACCAGAACAACAACAGCCGGATCCCCCCAGCGGCAGTTCCCCAGTAGAAGCTTTTCCCCCCGCCATCTTTAACGAGCAATATCTGCGCCCCCAAGATTTATACGCCACCACACTGCCCGTGGAAGAAATGGACTATGTCACCGTTGGGGCGGGGCTAGGGAGCTATATTTGGGCTGATTTTTTGCGGGTATATGGTGTGCAAGTGCAGCAAATCCGCGCCCTGGGACTAGAAGCAAAACCCTATGGGCGTTACCAACGCTTGTGTATCAACTCACAAATTCCGGCCCACGAACGGCTCCGGTCAAACTCTGATTCTTGCCCCGATAACCTCTGGGGTTGGCCCAGCTACGCCCTCCGGGAAGCCTACCAAGATTTTTTGCGGGGTCATTTCCAAGCAGCCTGTCGCCATCTTTGGCAAGTATTTGGGGAACCGACCCTAATCGAAACCTATACGCCCCGGTCCGGGAATGTTTTTAAATCCATCGACCGGGAGGCACAGCGCATCGGTTGGCCCCACATTTATCGGTTTGGGCGGGTGCGGGCAATCCGAAAAACGGATGATGGTCGTTATGCGATCGCCTATTCTGCGGGCCGGGGCCGCCATGCCTTTGTCATTGGCCGTTATGTCCATTTGTGTACGGGATATCCGGTGATCCAATTTTTGCCAGATCTCCAGGACTACCGCGAAAAAACAGGGGACTTTAAAACGGTCGTCAATGCCTACGAAGAACATGATCACGTGTACAGCACCCTCGAACGCCAGGGGGGGACGGTCTTGATTCGGGGTCGGGGCATTGTTGCCTCTAGGGTGATCCAGCGCATCTACGAGGCCCGCCGCCGGAACCCCAACATTTCGATTTTGCATCTGATGCGATCGCCGAAACCCGTAGGAAACAAATTTGGCCTCGCCCAGCGACCCGTCAGTAACCACTTTGAGCTCCAACCCTTTAATTGGCCCAAGGCCTGTTGGGGCGGCACCCTCCGGGAACAATTAGAAAGCGCCGCCCCCAGGGAACGCAGTAATCTCCTGGCTGATTGGGGTGGCACCACCACTGCCGATCGCCACGACTGGAGTGACATCATCCAAACGGGCTTAGATAAAGGTTGGTACCGGATCGTTTTTGGGGATGTCGTGGCCGTCGAACCCGATGCCCAGGGACGTCCGGTGACGCGAATCCGCGAAAAAGGGATCACAGGGGAACTTACCCTCACCGCCAACTACATCATTGACGCCACGGGCCTAGACGGAAAGGTCAAAGCAACACCTTTGTTGGATGATTTGGTCACCCATTACCAACTGCCCCTCAATGCCATTGGCCGCCTCCAGGTCAACAATGATTTTGAAATGCCCGAAATGCGCAACCGCTCCGGCCGAATGTATGCAGCCGGTGCCATTACCTTTGGTGGCCCCTATGCGGCCGTCGATAGCTTTTTGGGCTTGCAATACTGTGCCCTAAAATCAGTAGAAGCTTTGGTTCAGGAAAATGCCCCCCAGGTGCGCCCCCTGCATCCCTTGGCTTCCCTATCCCAATGGTTTAAATGGATTAACAATCAAGCCCCATGA
- a CDS encoding S9 family peptidase, translating to MATPQTAPYGTWRSPITSDLIVSSSIGLGAVAWAGTDLYWLEGRPQEKGRNVLVKRNADGSAVDITPPGFNVRSRVHEYGGGAFLILEDGTVYFSNDGDRRVYVQKPNQEPQALTPENQRRYADFILDAAHNRLICVSEDHSVASHEPKNDLVAIALDAGDIQVLVEGNDFYTSPRLSPDGKTLAWVSWDHPDMPWDNSQLWLAEIQADGTLGKKFLVAGGNGESVVEPRWSPGGVLYFSGDRSGYWNLYRYVDGESQAVYPAEAEFGYPHWVFGESILGFVDETTLVCTYNDHGTWKLATLNPDRRALTPIPVPYSSISDLQVQGETIAFIGGAATQTTAIVTLDLFTGETVRVKEASTLKIDPSYLSQPQAIEFPTENGLTAHAWYYPPTNQDFQAPADTAPPLLVKSHGGPTAMASASLNLRIQYWTSRGFAFVDVNYGGSTGYGREYHQRLDGNWGIVDVQDCVNVAKYLVAKGLADGEKLAIAGGSAGGYTTLAALTFHDVFKAGASYYGISDLEVLATDTHKFEARYLDRLIGKYPAEKEKYVGRSPIHFTEKLACPVIFFQGLEDKVVPPNQAELMVEAIKAKGLPVAYVPFEGEQHGFRQAENIKKALDSEFYFYSQIFGFTPAEALEPVEIINL from the coding sequence ATGGCCACTCCACAAACCGCCCCCTACGGCACTTGGCGATCGCCGATTACCTCCGACCTGATTGTTTCGAGCAGCATTGGTTTAGGGGCAGTGGCCTGGGCTGGCACAGATCTTTACTGGCTTGAGGGCAGACCCCAGGAAAAAGGGCGCAATGTACTCGTAAAACGTAACGCCGACGGAAGTGCGGTAGATATTACGCCGCCGGGTTTTAATGTGCGTAGCCGTGTCCATGAGTATGGTGGTGGTGCTTTTTTAATTCTCGAAGATGGCACCGTCTATTTTTCTAACGATGGCGATCGCCGCGTTTATGTCCAAAAACCCAACCAAGAACCCCAAGCCTTAACCCCAGAAAATCAGCGCCGTTATGCCGATTTTATTCTCGATGCAGCCCACAATCGCCTAATCTGCGTTAGTGAAGACCATAGCGTTGCAAGCCACGAACCGAAAAATGATCTGGTGGCGATCGCCCTCGATGCCGGCGACATTCAAGTTTTAGTTGAAGGCAATGATTTTTATACCTCACCTCGCCTTTCTCCCGATGGGAAAACCCTCGCTTGGGTCAGTTGGGATCACCCCGATATGCCCTGGGACAATAGCCAACTCTGGCTTGCTGAGATTCAGGCTGACGGCACTTTAGGGAAAAAATTTTTGGTGGCTGGGGGCAATGGTGAATCTGTGGTTGAACCCCGCTGGTCGCCCGGTGGTGTGTTGTATTTCAGTGGCGATCGCAGCGGCTATTGGAATTTGTATCGTTATGTCGATGGTGAGTCCCAAGCCGTCTATCCCGCCGAAGCAGAATTTGGCTATCCCCATTGGGTATTTGGGGAATCGATCCTGGGCTTTGTCGATGAAACGACCCTAGTCTGTACCTACAACGACCACGGTACCTGGAAACTCGCGACCCTCAACCCCGACCGCCGCGCCCTCACGCCGATCCCCGTCCCCTACAGCAGCATTAGCGATCTCCAGGTACAGGGGGAAACCATTGCTTTTATCGGCGGCGCAGCCACCCAAACCACTGCCATCGTTACTCTGGATCTGTTTACGGGGGAAACGGTGCGGGTCAAGGAAGCCAGCACGTTAAAAATTGATCCCAGCTACCTTTCTCAGCCCCAGGCCATTGAATTTCCCACAGAAAACGGCCTCACCGCCCATGCCTGGTATTACCCACCCACGAACCAAGATTTCCAAGCTCCTGCCGATACAGCACCGCCTCTGTTAGTAAAAAGTCATGGTGGCCCCACGGCAATGGCTTCAGCGAGCTTAAACCTGCGGATTCAATATTGGACAAGTCGGGGTTTTGCCTTTGTGGATGTGAACTACGGCGGCAGCACAGGCTACGGTCGGGAATATCACCAACGCCTTGATGGGAATTGGGGCATTGTCGATGTGCAGGATTGCGTCAACGTGGCGAAATATCTCGTGGCAAAGGGGTTAGCTGACGGGGAAAAATTGGCGATCGCCGGCGGTAGTGCCGGAGGTTATACCACCCTTGCCGCTTTGACTTTCCATGATGTCTTTAAGGCCGGGGCCAGCTATTACGGCATTTCTGACCTGGAGGTACTCGCCACCGACACCCACAAATTCGAGGCCCGCTACCTTGATCGTCTCATTGGCAAATATCCCGCAGAAAAGGAAAAATACGTCGGGCGATCGCCAATCCACTTCACCGAAAAGCTTGCCTGTCCTGTCATCTTTTTCCAGGGTTTAGAAGATAAAGTCGTCCCCCCGAACCAAGCGGAGCTGATGGTGGAAGCGATTAAGGCCAAAGGTTTACCCGTCGCCTATGTACCCTTTGAGGGGGAGCAGCACGGTTTCCGTCAGGCTGAAAATATCAAAAAAGCCCTCGACAGTGAATTTTATTTCTACAGTCAAATCTTTGGCTTTACCCCGGCCGAGGCTCTCGAACCCGTGGAAATTATCAACCTCTAA